In Panthera leo isolate Ple1 chromosome F3, P.leo_Ple1_pat1.1, whole genome shotgun sequence, one genomic interval encodes:
- the LOC122212110 gene encoding prolargin, which translates to MRSSLCWILPLLLILASVAQGQLTRRPRPRPRPRPRPRPTPGFVQPHEPSEPTDLPPPLPPGPPSIFPDCPRECYCPSDFPSALYCDSRNLRKVPVIPPRIHYLYLQNNFITELPVESFQNATGLRWINLDNNRIRKIDQKVLEKLPSLVFLYMEKNQLEEVPSALPRNLEQLRLSQNQISRIPPGVFSKLESLLLLDLQHNKLSDGVFKPDTFQGLKNLMQLNLAHNILRKMPPKVPAAIHQLYLDSNRIETIPNGYFKGFPNLAFIRLNYNRLSDRGLPKNSFNISNLLVLHLSHNKISSVPAISNNLEHLYLNNNSIEKINGTQICPNNLVAFHDFSSDLENVPHLRYLRLDGNHLKPPIPLDLMMCFRLLQSVVI; encoded by the exons ATGAGGTCATCCCTCTGCTGGATCCTCCCACTGCTCCTCATCTTGGCCTCAGTGGCCCAAGGCCAGCTGACAAGACGCCCGAGACctaggcccaggcccaggcccagaccCAGGCCCACACCCGGCTTTGTTCAGCCCCATGAGCCATCAGAGCCTAcagacctgccccctcccctcccaccaggcCCTCCATCTATCTTCCCTGACTGCCCCCGGGAATGCTACTGCCCCTCTGACTTCCCTTCTGCCCTCTACTGTGACAGCCGCAACCTTCGAAAGGTCCCCGTCATCCCACCCCGCATCCATTACCTCTATCTCCAGAACAACTTCATAACTGAGCTCCCAGTGGAGTCCTTCCAGAACGCCACGGGCCTGAGGTGGATCAACCTGGATAACAACCGAATTCGCAAGATAGACCAGAAGGTACTGGAGAAACTACCCAGTCTGGTTTTCCTCTACATGGAGAAGAACCAGCTCGAAGAGGTGCCGTCAGCCCTGCCCCGGAACCTGGAGCAGCTGAGGCTGAGCCAGAACCAGATCTCCAGAATCCCACCCGGCGTCTTCAGCAAGCTAGAGAGCCTGCTGCTCCTGGATCTCCAACACAACAAGCTGAGTGATGGCGTCTTCAAGCCCGACACCTTCCAGGGCCTCAAGAACCTCATGCAACTCAACCTGGCCCACAACATCCTGAGAAAGATGCCACCCAAGGTCCCCGCGGCCATCCACCAGCTCTACCTGGACAGCAACAGGATCGAGACCATCCCTAATGGGTACTTCAAGGGCTTCCCCAACCTCGCCTTCATTCGCCTTAACTACAACAGGCTGTCAGACAGAGGGCTGCCCAAGAACTCCTTCAACATCTCCAATCTGCTCGTGCTCCACCTGTCCCACAACAAGATCAGCAGCGTGCCCGCCATCAGCAACAATCTGGAGCACCTGTACCTCAACAACAACAGcatagaga AGATCAATGGGACCCAGATTTGCCCCAACAATCTAGTCGCCTTCCATGACTTCTCCTCGGATCTGGAGAACGTGCCCCACCTGCGCTACCTGAGGCTGGACGGGAACCACCTGAAGCCGCCCATCCCACTGGACCTCATGATGTGCTTCCGCCTGCTGCAATCCGTGGTCATTTAG